The Ciconia boyciana chromosome 4, ASM3463844v1, whole genome shotgun sequence DNA window GCTGGGTTAAGATACTCACTATCACTTTCTGCAAATTTCTACCTCAGGACTTGGTAGAAACCTTTGCTGCCCTTGTGATGAGCCTTTCTTGGGAGGATGCTACCGGCAGGAGCTTCCAAAGCACAAAGTAGAGGAACGGTTCACGTCTGAACACAGTTGGATCCTTGCTTTCAATGAATGCCTGCTGAGAGTGAGGTCTTCCTGGGCATGCACAGCACAATCACCAAGGCTAGGTGGTATGGACAAGGAGATAAGAGGGATGGCACCAGAAGAGTTTAAGGTAAAATCCTATGGAGTTGAGATTCCAGTAGGATTaggaggcagctgcctcctATGTAGGAGTTTTCAGGAACACTATTTTGGACTTACGTGCCTAAATTTTCTGCTTAGGATCCAAAAGCTCTTTTCGAGTCAGCTCATGCAAGCTAAATATCCAAGGCAGCGTGTGAACAGGGGGAATAATCTGGGTAAATCTCAACAAGGGCACATGCTCAGCTGCCTCAGCCCTGATCTCAGCACCAGATATGTGCTAGGCTGCCTCTGAGAGCAGTTGTTGACCTCCcaacaaatatgaaaacatgCACCTAATTTCCTGACACCATCCGCAAAAGCTCCTACCTCTACACTTGCACCACTGCAAGCCCTCAGCAGCTGATCGTAAACAGTTCCACATGTTGGGGAAACAGAAAACGTAAGTAACAGAAAACGTGTCctgtttgttttggctttgaTTGATGAACACAATGACCATGTGATAATTCCCACCATGTGTCAACTACTTAAGTTTCACATCTCTCTCCCAGCTTTCTCTGAATGTCTTCTTgcttctgtgctctgctgctaAGAAGAAGCTGCGTGTAAAGGTGCTTCCCATGGAAATGCTGGTTTCCTCCACCAGCGCTGGTTTCCTACATGGAGGCAGGTGTGGAGGGGAGGGCAGAAATGAtaaggaggagggagggctgtGAGAGGAGATGCCCACAGTACGGTGGGGAAGGCCATGGACGTGCTTGAGGACTTCAGCTTTTGCtagttttaatttattgcacCTGGAAACTTAGCGCTCTTGGAAATATTACTGTTCTTGTTCCATAGGAAGGAGAACTGAAACATTAAGAAAGTGTTGGAAGTCATCgctgagatttctttttacatatttatcGTTTCCTCGAAGTCATGAGACCCCAGAGGGGCCactttttcttgtctgtttatttttctctagtaACACTTGGCTTAGAAAGGCTGTCGTGCGTGTACTTTGGCAGTGCTGATCCTCCTTCGCATTACCACTATTCTGAGATGGTTGCGTGTACTGAGGTGCTGAGTGGCTTCTAATCCCATGGACGATGACGGGAGTGCTAATTGGTGAAAAGAGATCTTGAGTATCTCAAAATAAGTATCCGTGACCAAAAGCTAGCGTGTGTTCTTCTGAATATGGGCTCCCCATTCTTCTTTTCACAGGAGCTTTGTATATAATAAGAGGAAATAATATTTACCCGCATCCCAGCAGGTTTCCCTGCTTTGAGATTGGTGCTTAGAAGTTACTTGGAGACTTTGCAGAAAGCTTCCCCTTGAAAGCAAAAGGCACCTTTTAAGGCAGGTGAATGGAGAGCTGCAGTCACAATTAGAGCTCTATAGTTTCCAGCCATGTAAATATTTGTGATagttcaaatattttcctcctcccatcTGGGTGAAATCCTAGCTTCAaagctttgggggtttttagCGCTAAACAAGAGATCCAAAAATAGCCTCCTGGTCAGAGCATTTACACGGGCAGTAAGTTCTTGCTCTACTCTGCTTATTTCTAAACGCAGAGTTGAACCTGGGCTCTCTCATGCCAGGGAGGTGCCTGGACACCAGACTACTGGCTGCTCAGGcagatgtttctctttttttccgCTCCGTCAAACTTTTCTTGAGGAGCCTTTTGCTGTAACTGGGTACCACTTTCaggaaatgtttcagttttattgaTCCGCTGCTTTGTCAAATTTCCTAAGCAGTTCTTGTTGGAAACGCAgcctaaaatggaaaaaaatctttttaacaAGTTAAgtctttgattttttaataacGGAGCAATAAATACCAGGTGCAATTCATAAACGTGAATCTCTCTGGTCTCATCTCTCGGGTACCTGCGTTAGGCGATGTGCTCCTCTCAATTCTCATCCTGAACTGCCATCTAGCCGCAGCCCGGGGGCTTGCTCCGTGGCCTAGTCGCAGCTGACTTCTGGCCTGCAAACAACGCTGGGGCCTTCAGCCGAGGGTTAACACAATTGTGTCCGTGCACCGGCGACAGGCTGTCCTGGGCAGAAGAGGTCTCTTCCGCGGACAGCAAGGGACCTGACGGGGCTAATCCCTCAgggcggcgggcccggcgccATTTTGTGGGGATAGACCTCGGGCTGTGGGGAGCCCCGCACAGGTGCGCGCCCACGCTCCCGCACACGGACACGAGGACGGTGGCTGGTGCACACGCACGTTTCATTTTCACATCTCAGGCTCACGCACGGGGCTGCGCAGCCCTCACAGGCCCCTCGCCcccacccgccgccgccgccgccgccgccccttTCTCGACGGTCCCTGCGGCGCCCTTCGCCCCGCGCTCGGCGTGGCACCTCCGCGACGCCCCCTGACCGAAATCCCGCCCGGGCTCTCGCGAGAGTGGGCGGCTCTCCCGGCTCCCAGCATgccctgctcttcctcttcccgGCCGCCGCCCTGAGGTGAGGGAGTCATGGCATTCAGGGAGCGGTCTCAATCCGGTTCCATCCTGCCCAGGGCGCCCCGGGGAGGTGATGAGGGGGCGAGGGCTCGGTCTGCTTCGCCGGACGCCCTCGGTATTTGCGGGGCTGGCGCGGgggaggaggggcaggggacggcggtggaggtgctgggggtggTTGGCGGGCGTGAGGTGGAAGCAGGCCCTGGGGAGAGGCCGTGGCTGCGGTGATGACTCTCTTAGGACACCTTTGGATTTCATTGTGAAAAGAAAGCGTAATTTCTGAGCAGCTCCTTCGGTTCGCTATCGGCAGTAAGGTAAACAACCCGGGTTCTGCATATCTGTATTAGAAAgctcatacttttttttaatggcttttttgcAGTTGAGCTCCAAAAATGGTGCGCTATTCTCTGGATCCGGAGAACCCCACGAAATGTGAGTTCTTTTTTCGTGGACGTTCGCGTAGGACTTCACCGAAGCCGTTGAGGTTTTAATTCCAAAAGTTggtctctttttctctgcagcatgcAAGTCACGGGGATCCAACCTGCGAGTGCATTTCAAGGTACGTGGTGTGCGCATAGTCAAAACGCAAAttcatttgggttttgggttttttggttttctttttttttgaaggaagtGTGTTTTATTCTCCTGTATCATTACATAGGTACTGAAGGGTGGTAGTGTAGGTTATGGCTTGTCTTTGTTTTAGCTGCTCGGAATGGTTTTTATCCACATGATCAAAAATAAGATGGCATGTCCTAAAGAGCTTCCTGTCTAACGTagctaataaaatacagtagGAAAACAGTTGCAGTGAATTTAGCAGGAGGAATTGGGGTAGTGTTAGATgagagatttgttttatttgtcttaCTCTGCCTTTTTGGTTGTTTGGAAAGAACATCAGGTTCATCTGATCACGCTGCTGGTCAAGAAGTATGGCAGGGGAGACTTGCGGTATTTGGCATGAGGACATAGGTTCCTCTGGAAAAGGTGTAGGCGTGGCTGTGAATTCAGGACTCACTGGAGTTAACCACAGAACCAAAGCTGAGCAGGTGCTTTTCTGCTCAGTGTTATATAGTGTGGGTGAAGAGAGGTTTCGCTTTGGTTTGCTCTTTTATTGTGATCAGGTAGGATTATAGTTACTCTCTGACTTTTGCATTCAGTGTTCTATCTTAAGCACCGATCCTTTAttctagatttttctttctgagcttttttctctctcccgTTTGTAATTCTCTTACGGAGATAATTACATTGTTTGTAGCTTGTTTGTGTAGcttgttttttcattgcttcCTCTGAGGTGCCATATTTGACATTTTGGTGGGAATTTACCCTTCAGGCTCCTGCTTTTTTGGATTAGTGGCCAAAGAGGAGCTACGAAAAGTATAAATACTCAAACTTTTAATTTTGCCGGTTGGAAAGACCTAGCCGTTGGgtaaaaaacaataaagatgTGCTAGAGCTGCAAATTCAGTAATGGATGTCATACCAAGGGTTAGAAAAGTaggtagcaaaaaaaaaaaagcgttgctaattattcttcattctttaactttattttctgagtttgtAGCAAAAAGAATAGGAtccaggaaagagagaggggtGCTTTTGCTTACGTTGTAACTTGGAAAGATCTGTTAAGAGGAACTTCGCTGTGCTTTGTGTTGCTAGAACACTCGTGAGACTGCCCAGGCTATCAAGGGCATGCACATCCGCAAGGCCACCAAGTACCTGAAGGATGTCACCTTAAAGAAGCAGTGTGTTCCCTTCCGTCGCTACAACGGAGGAGTCGGTAGATGTGCCCAGGTGAGGTCTGAGATAATTATTTTGGTATGCAATCTTAATAAAAGGGGGTGTAACAGCAAGTTCATGGTGTGTAAAGGGCAAGTTGTGTTGTACCGGGACAAAAACAACTCTTCTTCTTCCAGGCCAAGCAGTGGGGCTGGACGCAGGGACGCTGGCCTAAGAAAAGCGCAGAGTTCTTGCTGCACATGCTCAAAAATGCGGAGAGCAATGCTGAGCTCAAGGTAGGTGGTGTAGACGTCATTAAGTGCAAAGTGTTGGTGTTGCGCTGTGTGTTGGCGCTCCTGAACTCGGTGGCTGGGTAAGGCCTGCTTTGTAGGTGAAACCGAATTGTGTAGAGGCTTTTGGTTTACTGGTCATTTGAGTTAGGCTACATgcatttttcaagttaaaacATGAGTAATAATTTTTCACGGGTAGCCAGTTTGTGTGTGGTCGTCAACTGTGTAGAATAAGTGGTTTAGATCTCTTAACATCTACAAACCAACATGGGTGGGCTCTTGGTCAGTTTGTGTCTTTGTACGACACTCAGCGCTTAATTTGGTAACTTCGATGGCAGTGATGACTATCTTAGGACACCTTTGGAATAACTATGAAATAATCATACCTTCCTTCTGAGCCATCGGCATCGTTTTACATTCATTGTGATGTGGAGAAGGGTGGTTGGTGTCTTTCTGACTTCAGCTGGTGCTTGCTTGGCAAACGCTCCGTTCTGTGAGGTGGCCAAGTTGAGACGCTTCGTTTGCCAGCAGTGGGGCGTGTGGCGGGGTGGTCGTTCGTGGTTTTGCTGCGgagattatttatttgaaaagtcacAGGTTTTATCTTCCTGCCCCGCTCCTAGGGTCTTGATGTGGATTCTCTGGTCATCGAGCACATCCAGGTCAACAAGGCTCCCAAAATGCGCAGGCGCACCTACAGAGCGCACGGTAGGATCAACCCCTACATGAGCTCTCCCTGCCACATCGAGATGATCCTCACCGAGAAGGAGCAGATTGTTCCCAAGCCAGAGGAAGAAGttgctcaaaagaaaaaggtaccAAGCGTCATGTCCTTAGTCCTCTTTAATGTCGCTGTCGTGAAATCTTGAGTGTTAAGGCTTGGCGTTTTTCAGACAGAGGGGTTGCTGTGATGACTATCTTAGGACACCTTTGGACtacccatggaaaaaaaaaaagtgttatttctgAGCAACCTCAATATTTATTGTAAATGCAACGTTGAGAATTTTAGGAAAATGCTTCTCGGTGGTTTGTGTGACAGGGACGATCTGTTCCTCCCtccactgcagcagcagttcaGCGTTCCCTGTCCGCGCCTGTAAAGGTGTGGTGTGGTACCATGAAATTTAAGGCAAGTTGGCAGCCTGTAAGCAATGTAGTACTTGTCAGGATGCTCGTTATGTGCAGGTATTTATTATTAGTGGAACGGTCTGTGGGCAGGTGAAGGAATTTCTGACGGTTCTCAGTGCTTTCCAAGGATGACTCCTCTTAACCTGGTCAGGTGTTCCGGGCAGGCATAGGCTGCCGCTGTTTGCTCagttgtgtgtttgtttttcagatatcccagaagaagctgaagaagcaAAAGCTGATGGCTCGGGAGTAAATCTGATGCAACAGATgtacataaataaaagtaaaaagttaAGGTTTATTGTGTGCGCTTCTCTGCTCTTTCAAGGCTTTTGCAGTAAATGGTGCCCAGCGGGTCTGCTTGGCTTTCAGAACCATCAGCGTGTTGCTTCGGGCCACCTCGAGAGCTGGGGCAGTAGGCACTGCAGTCAAAAAGCACATCACTTCACCTGCGGGCATACTGATGATGAATACGAGTATATCCACACCTAGATCAAGGTCATGGCAGCCCAGTACGGGCTCCGTGCTGTCCCTGTCTCCTCCCCCGCTCCCCGTGCCCGGGCCGCAGCCCTGTGCTGCCCGGGTCCCCCGGGGTCCTCCCGCCGGCCGGCGGTGCTGGCGGCTCGGGGAGCCCCGGGCTCCAACGCGGCTCCCGGCCcctcggggaggggggtggggggggtgcaTCACGTGACATGTGCCGCCTTCTCCCATTGGCGGCGAGTCCGCCGTGTGCGTCAGCCGGAAGTGTGGGGGCCGTTTCCGGTGCGACGGAG harbors:
- the RPL17 gene encoding large ribosomal subunit protein uL22 encodes the protein MVRYSLDPENPTKSCKSRGSNLRVHFKNTRETAQAIKGMHIRKATKYLKDVTLKKQCVPFRRYNGGVGRCAQAKQWGWTQGRWPKKSAEFLLHMLKNAESNAELKGLDVDSLVIEHIQVNKAPKMRRRTYRAHGRINPYMSSPCHIEMILTEKEQIVPKPEEEVAQKKKISQKKLKKQKLMARE